Proteins encoded in a region of the Suricata suricatta isolate VVHF042 chromosome 10, meerkat_22Aug2017_6uvM2_HiC, whole genome shotgun sequence genome:
- the GTSE1 gene encoding G2 and S phase-expressed protein 1, producing MEVPEKDDVLLADEKFDFDLSLSSSSANEDDEVFFGPVGHKERCVAASLELNHHVSEERLPPASESHFAWSPPTGEKFVEVFKEAHLLALQIESKNKAARAARPGDLWSQGVERFIQESKLKINLFEKEMELKKSPRSLKRETYCLSGSPLMAPPSQTPLGGARTQGPAHSPRSCLPADPSPAPPPNQAGPQRKLLDHWARPRASSVRGRNIQVAAEQPMKRIPASPSGVRNPNETESPRDVAPDKASAARDGAGLPAGSTHSIQGKRSLPVPSKLGLKKALLRPRGCAVGLSRKSSSSGSGSGVSSGVGASPAAWGAKSSEPARTPAKKGSPPAARTSQAGRGGPGGASRRPSQRASVAEMTGEQAQAPTPAAPAHVRTLDQGGAGLSSGSSGPPTPPPWNTGSARGRASQRPCGTKATPTPTGHFKVPRLSAGEPADRAVPASCRAQRPSSCTAAGRVVTHSTPARCSSGPASPRLLSGVRTPMSTRSLSALPTPAGRRLSSLPRVAPKSVPRAPASPPCVAARRLSSELRKKSAARASSSPASSSDASGSPPSAVPQALSFSPEKSDGAVPGSTGAGAVLGAARPPADAPPREAILVDLGLDGLAITPRARSPAPVDLPLIDLCETPEAPSADCRPLVDLLVNTPDTDRSAAPKPLCEVGQLIDLTSPLIQLSPEADKENVDSPLLMF from the exons ATGGAGGTTCCCGAGAAGGATG ACGTTCTCCTGGCCGATGAGAAGTTTGACTTCGATCTCTCATTGTCGTCTTCCAG tgcGAATGAAGATGACGAAGTCTTCTTCGGGCCCGTGGGGCATAAAGAGAGATGCGTCGCTGCCAGCTTAGAATTAAATCACCACGTGTCCGAGGAACGTCTTCCTCCAGCCTCGGAAAGTCACTTCGCCTGGAGCCCCCCCACCGGGGAGAAGTTTGTGGAAGTGTTCAAGGAGGCTCACTTGCTGGCCTTACAGATAGAAAGCAAAAACAAGGCAGCCCGGGCGGCCAGGCCCGGAGACCTCTGGAGCCAGGGCGTGGAGAGATTTATACaggaatcaaaattaaaaataaacctgttCGAGAAAGAGATGGAACTGAAGAAGAGTCCCAGGTCACTGAAGAGGGAGACGTATTGCCTGTCGGGCAGCCCCCTGATGGCACCGCCCAGCCAGACCCCCTTGGGCGGGGCCCGGACACAGGGACCCGCGCACTCGCCTCGCTCTTGCCTGCCGGCGGACCCCAGTCCTGCCCCCCCTCCGAAccaggcagggcctcagagaaaGCTCCTCGACCATTGGGCACGGCCCCGAGCTTCGTCCGTGAGAGGGAGGAACATCCAGGTGGCTGCGGAGCAG CCTATGAAAAGGATACCGGCCAGCCCCTCCGGCGTGAGGAACCCAAACGAGACGGAGTCCCCCAGGGACGTGGCCCCTGACAAAGCCAGCGCTGCCCGGGACGGCGCTGGCCTGCCGGCCGGTAGCACCCACTCCATCCAAGGCAAGCGGTCACTCCCTGTCCCCAGCAAG TTGGGGCTGAAGAAGGCCCTGCTAAGACCCCGCGGCTGTGCTGTTGGTCTCTCTCGGAAGTCGTCTTCCTCGGGCTCTGGGTCGGGCGTGAGTTCCGGTGTGGGCGCCTCTCCAGCCGCCTGGGGAG CCAAATCAAGTGAGCCTGCACGGACCCCCGCAAAGAAGGGCTCCCCGCCTGCGGCGCGCACCAGCCAGGCGGGCCGAGGGGGCCCCGGCGGTGCATCCCGCAGGCCGAGTCAGCGGGCCTCGGTGGCAGAGATGACAGGGGAGCAGGCCCAGGCGCCCACCCCCGCGGCTCCCGCCCACGTCCGGACTCTGGACCAGGGAGGCGCGGGCCTGAGCTCTGGTTCCAGCGGGCCACCAACGCCGCCCCCGTGGAATACCGGGAGCGCGAGAGGGCGTGCCTCCCAGCGGCCCTGCGGGACGAAGGCCACGCCCACCCCTACGGGTCACTTTAAGGTCCCCAGGCTTTCTGCTG GTGAGCCCGCAGACAGGGCCGTGCCAGCATCCTGCCGGGCCCAGAGACCGAGCTCCTGCACGGCAGCAGGAAG ggTGGTCACCCACAGCACCCCTGCCAGGTGCTCCTCCGGGCCGGCCTCACCAAGACTTCTAAGTGGCGTGAGGACCCCCATGAGTACGAGGAGCCTGTCGGCCTTGCCCACACCTGCCGGCCGTCGGCTCTCTAGCCTTCCACGGGTGGCCCCTAAATCCGTGCCCAGAGCTCCGGCTTCTCCCCCGTGTGTGGCTGCTCGGCGGCTTTCCTCCGAACTCCGGAAGAAGTCTGCAGCGAG GGCGAGCAGCAGCCCAGCGTCCTCGTCCGACGCGTCCGGTTCCCCTCCGTCGGCTGTGCCACAGGCGCTGAGCTTTTCTCCAGAGAAGAGTGACGGGGCTGTTCCGGGAAGTACCGGCGCCGGAGCGGTGCTGGGGGCGGCCCGGCCCCCCGCAGACGCGCCCCCTCGTGAG GCCATCCTCGTGGACCTGGGCCTGGACGGGCTCGCCATCACCCCGAGGGCCAGAAGCCCAGCCCCCGTGGACCTCCCTCTCATCGACCTGTGCGAGACCCCGGAGGCTCCGAGCGCGGACTGCCGGCCTCTCGTCGACCTGCTGGTCAACACCCCGGACACGGACAGAAGCGCCGCGCCCAAGCCTCTCTGCGAGGTGGGCCAG CTGATCGACTTGACCTCTCCTCTGATCCAGCTGAGTCCGGAGGCTGACAAGGAAAACGTGGACTCGCCACTTCTCATGTTCTGA